One Companilactobacillus farciminis KCTC 3681 = DSM 20184 genomic window, GCTAAAGTCGACTTTAGGTATTAGAATGAAAGAAAATGATAAAGAGGTAGCGTAATGGCAAAATTAATTATCTATTTTTCACTTTCTAACAATACTAAAGAAGCGGCTCAAAAGGTTCAAGAAATCACTGGAGCTGATATTTACCGTCTAGAAGCTAAGAATCCTTATCCAGAAGGATATTCCAAGTATTCTAAAATTGGGATGAAGGAATTTGAAGATGATATTCATCCGGAAATCAAAGAAGATATTCCTGATTTTGATAAGTATGACACGATTTATTTGGGATATCCGACATGGGGTGGAAAGATTCCGATGATCTTCCATACTTTATTTGAACAATACGACTTTTCAAATAAAAAAATCGTTCCTTTTACAACAACCGGTGGTTCAAGTGCTAGTGAATCTTTGCCTTCCGTAAAAGAGATAGCCAAAAATGCAATTGTGACAGATAATTTTAGATATCAATTTGACGATAAAAAACTAAAAACATTTTTAAATGAAATATAAAAAGCTGAAGCCACTTGGATCGGGAATTATCCAAGCAGCTTCAGCTTTTTGAGGTTTATATAACCAATTAATCATTTTTGTGTGTAATATGGGAGAACGATTAATTGATATTGAATAATGGATTCCATTGGCTACCCCCAGCGGAGATAACCAATGGTATCAACAGTGGTTGTAATTGATTATAATTAATATTTTTCTAATTTACAAGGGTAAACATTAAAAAATAACTAAGTAGATTAGTTTATAAATAATAAAGTCCGTTATATCAACAATATTTATAATAAAATATTCGAATATTGGATATTTAAATTTAAATGTTCAAATCAATTGCAACTAGTTGCTATTTGATGACATACTATCAAGGCGAAAGGAATGGGTGATAAAATGCGTCATCGCAAAAGTAATAAAAAACCATTGATCATCACACTAGTCTCAATATTAGTCGTGCTAGTTTTGTGCGTTGTTTTCTTTTTCCCATTAAATAATGCAATCAGAAATATTACTGGTAATGATACGGCAAGCGATAAAGTCGTTAAATCTGAATTAGTTAAAAAAGTTAAATCGAAGAAAAACGGTAATCCTCAAAGGGATGAAAAAATCGACCGTGCAGCTTCAATTTTGGGTAAGAAAAAGATGTCAGCAATTATGTCCGCTGCTAATGATCAGAAAAAAACAGCTAGTCTGATCGAGGATTCATCTTCTTTATCTAAAGAGCAATCTCAAAAAGCTGCGGCGGAAATTTTTTCCAATGAAGATTACACTCCGTTGAGAAAAGCAGTCAGCGATGGCAATTGGTATCAAGCTTACCAACAATATCAAAAATTGTCTGATAATGGCGATTTAAGTCAATTGCAACAAAATATTAGTCAATAAGAACAAAAATAACGCAGGTTTTCACCTACGTTATTTTTTTATTCTTAAGAAAAAGCATTTTTAAGGTTTCTATAAGAATTTTTTGATATCCTTTTCATCGGAACTGTCATAGAAAAAAGCTTCAATGGGGATGTCATATTTCTCATGAATGAGTAAAATCTCTTTTTGTGTAAAACCTAGATTATCATTCTTACGTCGAATGGTAGAGGTAGATTTTTCCAAGAGTGTGGCAATGTCGCTCTGCTTAATATTTTTGAGAGTGAAAAATGCCTTTAGATATTGATTATTGTACATAGTAATGTGTATCTCCAACTCAAGCCTTTTTCCTTAATTTAGGAACAGTCTTATGTTAAACTAAAAATACAAATTTTTCAATAAATATTTTTGAAAAAGTCATATTTTAGGTTAAAATATCATATATGAAAGGTATAGGTTGTATTTGACATATGATGACAATTGGAAGATATTTACGTACTAAAAGATTCTTTAAGGAATTAACTTTGCAACAGGTAGTTGATACTGTACGAGAGAACTATAATTTTTCAACATCGACTTCAGTTTTGAGCGCGATTGAGACTGATAAGAATAAAATTCTTGATGGTGAATTGTTATTTGTCTTAGCAGATTTATACGGCGCTGACTTAGAAGAGTTAAGCGATTTGATCTTAAAGAACCTTAAAGCAAATAATAGAAGAAATTAAAAAATTAGACTTAAATTCGTATGGGATAGTCTAAAACTTGATATAAAAAAATAAATATCAAGTTATTAACAGAAGATATAATATGAGGTGAGAACAGCTCAGCATCGAAACCGGTGTAGGGCTGTTTTTTGTATTTAGTTAGGAGGAATACTTTCACATTGACTCTAGAATCGACTACAATACAAATGAGGGAAGTTTAAACAAGTTATCGACATTACTAGTATTGAGGCAAAATATCTTGAATGATTGGACGATGAGAAATGAAATTTTGCGTAGATACAGATAAAAATAATAGTTGGTATATCGGAACTAAAGATTATAATTCTAAAATGATTAATAAGATTGAAACAATCATGTTTCAAGGCAATGGTTACGTTGGTATGAGAGGCGTAACGGAAGAGCCCCAATTGAATGAAAAGCGTGATATGTTCGTGTCGGGAACGTTTGATGCTTTTCCTAGCGAAGTAACAGAATTACCTAATTTACCGGACTTATTAAATATGGTTTTTCAAGTTGACGGGGAAACTTTGAATTTAAAAGATGGTCAAGTAAAGGGCTATCACAAATACCTCAATATGAAAAATGGTGAATTGACGCGTGAATTTACGTGGATAATCAATCATAAACAGATCAATTTTAAATTTACTCGTTTCGTTTCAATGGACAATTATCATTTATTAGCTTCAAAAGTAACCATTAGTGCCGATAAAGATATCAATTTGAAAATCAAATCAGGAATTGATGGTCAGCAATCGAATAGTGGCACCCAACATTTGATGGAAGGCAGCAAACGATTTTATGAAGGCAAGTTTATTCAATTAACTGAAAAGTCGCAACAATCTAAGATTGAATTTGTCTTCAATTCGATGCACAAATTATTTGTTAACGAGGTCTTGTTAAATGACAAGCCTTATATCAAGATGGGACGTCGCCAAATTTTTGAAAATTACGATGTCGATTTAGCTGCAGGTCAAATTTTTCAAATTGTGAAATACAGCAATATTTTCACTAGCATTGATACGGATGTTAAAGATGATGATTTGGCTGAAGCATCAGTTAATTGTCTAAAGAAATCTAGTTGGGCCAATTATCATGAATTATTGCAAAAATCAACACGTGCTTGGGAGAAAAATATTTGGAAGAAGAATCTCGTTGAAATCCAGTCTGACGATATTACACCGCAAGTGGCGATTAATTTTGCACGTTATCAATTAGCTGCCAATACGCCACACTCTCCAAATATGAATATTGGTGCCAAAGGTTTAACCGGTGAAGGCTATAAAGGTCACACATTTTGGGATACAGAAATTTTTATGTTGCCATACTTTATTTTTACGATGCCCAAAATTGCTAGAAATCTTTTGGAATATCGCTATCTAGGACTGGAAGGTGCTCACAAAAAAGCAATCAGAAATGGTTATCGTGGCGCTGAATTTCCTTGGGAAGCTGCCAATCCAAGCGACGGTGAAACAGCTCCATTGTGGGGTTCTGCTGACATTGTAACTGGTGAACCAATGAAGGTCTGGTCTGGCTTTATTGAACAACACATTACTGGCGACGTCGTGTATGCGGTGATGGAATACTTGAATGCTACAAATGATCGTGACTTCGCTAAGAAAATGGGCTATGAGATTATTTTGGATGCAGCAAGATTCTGGGTCAGCCGTTTGGAATACGACCAAGATCACGAACGCTATGAGATAACTAATGTCATTGGACCCGACGAATATAAGGAACATGCAGATAACAACGCCTATACGAATTATTTGGCTCATTGGTGCATTCAAAAGGCTATTCAAGTCGTTAATATTTTGGAAGAAGACCATCCAGATTTATATGTAACTTTGGATAAAAAGTTAGATTTGGCGGAATCTTACAATGATTGGATTTCACACGTAAATAAGATTTACTTGCCACAGCCAAATGAAAAAGGGGTAATTCCTCAAGATGACAAATATCTTGCTAAGAGAAAGATTGATGTGACTAAGTATCAAATAAATGAC contains:
- a CDS encoding glycoside hydrolase family 65 protein; translated protein: MKFCVDTDKNNSWYIGTKDYNSKMINKIETIMFQGNGYVGMRGVTEEPQLNEKRDMFVSGTFDAFPSEVTELPNLPDLLNMVFQVDGETLNLKDGQVKGYHKYLNMKNGELTREFTWIINHKQINFKFTRFVSMDNYHLLASKVTISADKDINLKIKSGIDGQQSNSGTQHLMEGSKRFYEGKFIQLTEKSQQSKIEFVFNSMHKLFVNEVLLNDKPYIKMGRRQIFENYDVDLAAGQIFQIVKYSNIFTSIDTDVKDDDLAEASVNCLKKSSWANYHELLQKSTRAWEKNIWKKNLVEIQSDDITPQVAINFARYQLAANTPHSPNMNIGAKGLTGEGYKGHTFWDTEIFMLPYFIFTMPKIARNLLEYRYLGLEGAHKKAIRNGYRGAEFPWEAANPSDGETAPLWGSADIVTGEPMKVWSGFIEQHITGDVVYAVMEYLNATNDRDFAKKMGYEIILDAARFWVSRLEYDQDHERYEITNVIGPDEYKEHADNNAYTNYLAHWCIQKAIQVVNILEEDHPDLYVTLDKKLDLAESYNDWISHVNKIYLPQPNEKGVIPQDDKYLAKRKIDVTKYQINDQISEIFKDYNLDQVNDLQVTKQADVMLLINLFDDYFDKDVKLANWNYYEPKTTHESSLSMPPHSMIANELGLDDQAYKFYRWTCETDMGVHVGKSVQGMHLASCGGIWSMTVQGFGGVRISNGKLRIDPHLPKAWSSLKYQICWHGSIVKVSITHDEMEVEVVGDGIEFINNGQEYQVPDNSKIEVDDFVPEKVKG
- a CDS encoding flavodoxin gives rise to the protein MAKLIIYFSLSNNTKEAAQKVQEITGADIYRLEAKNPYPEGYSKYSKIGMKEFEDDIHPEIKEDIPDFDKYDTIYLGYPTWGGKIPMIFHTLFEQYDFSNKKIVPFTTTGGSSASESLPSVKEIAKNAIVTDNFRYQFDDKKLKTFLNEI